In Mixophyes fleayi isolate aMixFle1 chromosome 4, aMixFle1.hap1, whole genome shotgun sequence, the following proteins share a genomic window:
- the BOLA3 gene encoding bolA-like protein 3: MWAAAHLVARTRTCILCNIRRSFASSTDGEDKIMQVLKAKFPLASNVQVVDISGGCGAMYEIHVESEEFKEKRIVQQHQMINDALQHEIKSMHGLRIFTSVPKH, translated from the exons ATGTGGGCAGCTGCTCATCTGGTGGCTAGGACAAGG ACTTGTATCCTCTGCAACATTAGAAGATCATTTGCATCCTCAACCGATGGAGAGGACAAGATTATGCAAGTGCTGAAGGCTAAGTTTCCTCTGGCCTCTAATGTCCAAGTTGTTGATATTTCAG GAGGGTGTGGGGCTATGTATGAAATTCATGTTGAGTCTGAAGAGTTTAAAGAGAAACGCATAGTACAGCAGCATCAAATGATTAATGAT GCTCTACAACATGAGATTAAATCAATGCATGGACTGAGAATATTCACGTCTGTCCCAAAACACTGA